A window of the Gossypium hirsutum isolate 1008001.06 chromosome A03, Gossypium_hirsutum_v2.1, whole genome shotgun sequence genome harbors these coding sequences:
- the LOC107943913 gene encoding uncharacterized protein: MEEQQGRQPVRNVPDLQMQALLHEMERLLDRRLNPLEDRLYQVEAQRQHDEYPEVARQRREGPNQRRRQPRVQDDDVNENSEDESDHGSNISLERRRPRNHGQVDRRREDDDLKNIKLSIPPFQGKSDPEAYLEWEKKIELVFECHNYSENKKVKLAAIEFSDYAMIWWDQLTISRRRNVEHPISTWIEMKAVMRRRFIPSYYHRELHQKLQNLIQGTKSVEDYYKEIKVAMIHADIQEDREATMARFLAGLNREIANVVELQHYIEVVDMVHMAIKVEKQLKQKGTTRAYPNTNPSKWGQSTSKGFPTNQTKESSTISKANKPIAESSKGKAPESSTTRSRDIKCFKCLGRGHIASQCPNRRTMVIRADGEIETEDEEENDPESNSKVEEDLEQPVEGELLVVKRSLSLQSVEDEQQRENIFHSRCQVQGKVCSIIIDGGSCTNVASTLMVEKLGLSTTKHPNPYKLQWLNDGGELKVTKQVLVSFSIGKYSDEVLCDVVPMHEGHLLLGQPWQFDRRVMHDGYTNRYSFKHLGKNVTLAPLTPKQVYEDQQKLKLSVEQEFEDIFSDEIPSGLPPIRGIEHQIDLVPGAALPNRPAYLSNPEK, translated from the exons ATGGAAGAACAACAAGGGCGACAACCCGTCAGAAACGTTCCAGATTTGCAAATGCAAGCCCTTTTGCATGAGATGGAACGATTACTTGATCGAAGGCTTAATCCTCTTGAAGATCGACTTTACCAAGTCGAGGCCCAAAGACAACACGATGAATATCCTGAAGTTGCTAGGCAAAGACGTGAAGGGCCTAATCAACGACGAAGACAACCAAGGGTTCAAGATGATGATgttaatgaaaatagtgaagatGAAAGCGATCACGGGTCTAACATAAGCCTAGAAAGGAGACGTCCCCGAAACCATGGACAAGTAGATCGAAGGCGGGAAGATGATGACTTAAAGAATATCAAACTCTCCATTCCTCCTTTCCAAGGTAAATCTGATCCCGAGGCGTACCTTGAGTGGGAGAAGAAAATCGAACTAGTGTTCGAATGTCATAACTACTCAGAAAATAAGAAAGTCAAACTCGCCGCAATTGAGTTTTCAGATTACgcaatgatatggtgggatcagtTGACCATTAGTCGGAGGCGTAACGTGGagcatcccatttccacttggatCGAAATGAAGGCGGTTATGCGACGACGATTCATTCCATCCTACTATCATCGGGAGTTgcatcaaaaactccaaaatctcaTCCAAGGGACGAAGAGTGTAGAAGattattataaagaaataaaagtgGCTATGATCCATGCCGATATAcaagaagatcgagaagccacaatGGCTCGCTTTCTAGCGGGACTTAATCGAGAGATTGCAAATGTCGTAGAACTACAACATTACATTGAGGTTGTGGACATGGTCCACATGGCTATCAAAGTGGAGAAGCAGTTGAAGCAAAAAGGTACCACCCGAGCCTATCCTAACACCAATCCTTCTAAATGGGGCCAAAGCACAAGCAAGGGTTTTCCAACAAATCAAACGAAGGAATCTTCAACAATATCTAAGGCGAATAAGCCTATTGCCGAGTCAAGTAAAGGTAAGGCTCCTGAAAGTTCCACCACCCGTTCAAGGGACATAAAGTGCTTCAAGTGTCTTGGTCGTGGACATATAGCGAGTCAGTGCCCGAATAGACGTACCATGGTGATAAGGGCCGACGGTGAGATTGAAACGGAGGACGAGGAAGAGAACGATCCTGAATCGAATTCCAAAGTTGAGGAGGACTTAGAACAACCCGTTGAAGGTGAGTTACTCGTCGTTAAGCGAAGCCTAAGTCTTCAAAGTGTGGAAGACGAACAACAACGTGAGAACATTTTTCATTcgagatgtcaagtgcaagggaaAGTGTGTAGCATCATAATCGATGGAGGGAGTTGCACAAACGTGGCAAGCACCCTCATGGTAGAAAAGTTGGGGCTGTCAACCACCAAGCACCCGAATCCATACAagcttcagtggcttaatgatgGCGGTGAACTCAAAGTGACAAAACAAGTCCTAGTGTCCTTTAGCATCGGGAAGTATTCTGACGAAGTATTATGCGATGTAGTGCCGATGCACGAGGGCCATTTACTTCTAGGACAACCATGGCAGTTCGACCGACGGGTGATGCATGATGGTTACACTAATAGATACTCCTTCAAACATCTTGGCAAGAACGTGACACTTGCACCCCTCACTCCGAAGCAAGTGTACGAGGATCAACAAAAACTTAAACTTTCAGTGGAacaa GAATTTGAAGACATATTTTCGGACGAAATACCAAGTGGGCTGCCCCCTATCCGAGGCATCGAACATCAAAtagacttagtacccggagctgcACTACCCAACCGTCCTGCTTATCTGAGTAATCCCGAAAAATGA